CATGCGCGTGACTCGAAGCGTGTTGTCGTAACTGCATCTTACCCGCGACTGCTGTGCCCCTTTCCAATAGAAGAGCACGCAATCGCCTGTACAAATTTGCAGCTATTTTCACATCCAACATCAGCGTGCAGCGGTATTTACATCGCCGAATGGCAGTTGGCTGCGTCACCAAGTTGGTTGCAAAGCAATCTTCGCGCCAATTGTCGCTTTTGGCGGGAAGCGACCAGTTAAGTGAAGTGGCTGACGGAGCGATTTCTCAGCTCCGTCACCGGAGTCGCACAGCAGCTGCACCAATTCGAGGTAGCACAGCAGGGCGTCGTTATAGGCTGGCGCTTATTTTACGGGGCGATGGCGGTGCGAGCACACGCGAACGACTGTGAACGACTGCGAATGCCAGCAATCGTGAGATATTTCAATGTGACGATTCGCAAGTAACGCCCGCCCGTGTCAATAGCGGTCGCCAAGAGTAGCTCGTTGGTCGCCTGTCACGGCAGGTCGGGTGACCGCTGTCATCTTGAagggacagcgctgtcctgtgtgtttcctccCTTTTGTTTTAGCCGTCTTGCACTGCCCCTTGAAGGTGTTCCACCAGCACCAACGCGCCCGAATGTCGATTCTTCTACTGACCGCTGTCAGTCGCCATTGTGAATGTCGCCGAATAGATTTCAAATACGATCGCTACCATGTAATCTACGGACCGTAATTTTCTATTTTCGGTACCCAGATATGCTGAGATGACCTTTAATGCAACAGCCGCATATCTGTtggaggaaaaataaaaaatctaTGCCTTCTATTAGTACCAAGTTACGGGGCCGAAATCAGCCGGATCACAATAAACATGGGCGAAGGTTAAGAGCCACACGGAAGGCGATGTGACGAAAAATGACAATAACTTTCAAAGGCAATAAGACGCTTGCAAGGTTAGAGTGTATGCTAGGGTAGGTGATGGTATGCCTGAGATCGATAACATGTATTGGATTTCGGCAGGTCATGTGGTGCGTAATACCAATAATTGGTGAGAGTCAGCGACAAGCTCTTTATGAAATATAAGAGAAATTTGTTTATTAGGATATTTAATACGTTATATAATATTAGTATAGTTTAACTGAAGATAAATGCACAAAGCACACTATGCAAAACAGTGAACAATATAAAGAACTAAGCATCTTGTTGAGATTAGTGTCTTGCGAAAAAAGTTTAAAAAGCGCCTTCTTTGGCTCGGAACCACAGGCAACACTAGAACATTGTCAAAATAGCGCGTCGTAGCTCAAGGCGTGATGGCTCAAGTACATTCAGCGCGTACACTGGGGTAGTAATTTGTAATGTTAAGTGACCGCAAGCGCAGCGATAATGAGCTATACTCTCCAGTAAATTGCACACAGGACAAAGTAGCAATTTTATCTGAATAATTTTACACGGGAAGCAGTTGATGTTACGGTTCTTATGAACGTTCAGGCGAATATGGTGCGGACAACCCGCTAATTGACCCGAGAGTGCTAATGGCTCCAAAGTGCCAGTACGGGTCCGCTCAGATAGCACCGTGGCAACACCGTGCAAATAAACGCTGAGCAGTTGACGCTTTATTTTGATGGAATCTCGTGTTGAAAAGGACTCATGTGCAACAAGAGTCGCGGTGCATTGAACCAGCAGCGCCATCAGCGTGTACGTTGCCTACTATGCCGCAATGAGAGGGCATGCAGAGCAATGAGGTGGTCCGACCATTAGCACGAATTTACTATCGTGATTGCAAGCAACTACGCCTCGTCTCGTGTGCCTTCTGACTTTGTGTCCTTGGGCCGTGTCATCTTGCAGTATATATTTACGCTTGCTTTAGACTTCAGCACGATGGCGAGTTGGTCTAGTTGGTCATCGTTCATCACAGAATGTTTCTTGAAGCAAAAGTGTCGACGCAAAGAAACAGTAGACGTAATAAAAATGGTCGACAACACAgcgtccttctttctttcttcctgtaTATATTTGTGCCATGCTTTTAAATGTCTTTATACGAAAGACGGTGCTCGCGTCACTGCTATCTTGTGCTTGTCTGCATCTTTCCTCCGCGGCACAACCCGAACTGGCGGAGCCTCAACAATGTTGCTGCCACGGGAAGCGAATCACAGTAAACAGTGGCCGAAGGTTAGGTGGACTGAAGAGATTAGGAAATATGCTGGCCTGAAAGGTCGCTGGAAAGGTGTCTCCGTGCTGCAGGAGGCTTACATAGAACGAGGATGACAATGATGGTGGGTACGATAATTGAGGTTGCGGGGGTAATGATGACGATAACTAGTTTGTGTGCCAGAACCGTAGCATAGCCAGAGTGATCGTGATCTCTGACTGCTAACAGTATTTTGCTACAGTATTTTGCTGCAGTATTTTGCTAACTGCTACGATCTGCTGCGCTGAGACCAGAGCCGCTCAGCGGATAGGCTTTAATATGCGTGCGCACAGCTCTCACAATACACGGCCTTCATACACATGCCTACGTCCTTGAACACGCGTGCGCCTGAAGTCGTGCATCCTGCAGGGGGCTTACATAGAAGGATGTATAGAATGCAGCTCACGCGCCGGTATGTGGAACGTTAAATGCTGGCACCACTCCGCTACAGGGGTCGAGCGTGAGGGTGCGTGCACTTggcttctttctcgttttttttttctttttcgcacagaTGACGGCGCGTCGTTTGCGTCTCGGGGAGATGTACTTATTAAAAAAATTGTAATCAATGCATTCACCTGCAGAACTTCAGAACGCGAAAACTGAGCGTCGCATACGCTCGCACCGCTCAGCTCGGACTGTCTCGTTATTCGATATAGCATTCACGAGGCTGTCGCGTGCTTTCTTTTATTCGTTTCAGGGACAGAGCGACTTTTGCGAGGCGCTATTTTCTGGCTAGTAGCGGTCAGCGTCTCCATCGCTGCCTCGCCCACAGACGCGGACTTTGCGTCAACGTCGCGGAGGCCGCTGCAGCAGCAGTCCGGCCGGAGAACGGCAGAGAAAGCGACTCTTGGAAGTTTGCGGCCGGCTGAATCCTCTGGCTACTCCACGGCGAGCGGCCACACGGCGGCAGCGCCCTCTTCGCCTCGAGGCTACAAGAGCCACGGCTTCTACGACGTCTACCAAGGTTACGACAAGGTGGGAGCTAGCTGTTGCGACACTATAGGATGTTTTAGGCACGCGGGTAGGAACCACTGTAGGCAAGATTGGAAATAAGGGAAGACGTAGAGGAGACACCTTTGTGACACCGTCTCAAAGGGACTATCTACCGATCGGAACACGTTTTTGAATTCTGTTGGGAATGAGAACATTATCTGTCGTGTTTGCGGAAACGTGCGTGCCTGTATCCTATAACTGATGAAGTATATATTTTAGTttgtctcttaaaccggtgcgcAGAATGACATGTGGCGCCGTTCGACGAGGAAACAGTGTAACCATTCGGCGTACCCTTACGTAACGAAAACGCCGCGTAGGGCCAGTTATTTTGCTTTTATACAACATTATATTTATTGAAATTGTATTTTATGCTCTTCTACTTACGTTTTTGTGTGTGAGGGTAAATCTTTAATTTCCAGCCAGCGCGTGTTGGATACTGGTGCCGCCTGGTGCAAATGAATGGAGTCACAGTGAATGGACTGGTGCACTGATACATGACCTCCAAATGTTGGCATCGCGTCCAGTGATCAGTGCTGTCGGCGTCCGTACACAGTTTTAAAAAGAGACTACACGGGTCGAAAAATTCTATCTTAAAAATTTCCGCTCACTTTCCAAACAAACCACTGCATCTTTATACATTAGAATTGTAGGCCATCTATTGCGCTACAAAATAGAAGGTCCACAGAAAACAGTAGAGAGTCCCTTTGAACTTGATTGTATGAAGAGCAATCCTCCTATGCGAACTTAATCCCcgtggaaaaaataaaaagaaacgtataAGTAGCTTATGCGTGCTCACGCCAATGCTAACACATTTACGAAGACCGGTAAGTATGAAACGCTCCATCACTAAAAAAGTGACGCAGAAACTTCTCTGAGAGTCGTCTTACTATGTGTGCGCATGGTGCCATTTGCTCGGTAAGTGACAACACAAACTAAACAGAAAACTCCCATGTAAAGTGAAAGCAGCTTTTAAAACAGATAAAAAGCTGTTAGATGATCGTCACGATGTGTTAATAAAGTGGACCAGCATGTTAGCGGAAATGCACTAGAGGGGAGTCTTtgtataaaaaaaattaccggtGATTATGATGCTTCATAATCCAAAATTTGAGCCACGCACTCtacgtgttttcacttcgcgatatGTCGGCTTGCGCAAACagtctgtctcgtgtggcacatggcaaatggagcgaagtgttgacgcgactgcctcgctgatcgggagatcgcgagagacagcgcgtgggtgacgcgtgggcgcggttCATGCAGCGCTTTATTTGCAAATTTCTCACCGGTGGACGCGCACGCCGCGTGCCATCAGAGAACAGATGACTACGCTTTAGAcagcgcgctactctggcgccatctagtagcggtCGTCGCCACACAGTCCGTCTTCCACGGCACTAtacatttaaagcgaagctttcttcgcctcttcattcggctttcccactgctgctgctgctgctgctgctgtctggtaCTCCGCGTCGGTGCGTGGTTAAGAGCATGTGTATACTTCACAGGAGTGGGATAGAGAGGAAAGGCTActcgagaaactcgtttggagcTTTCCACCGCATCGAATGTGCCAGTGTCCTCTGGAGCCCTCTAGATGTCGCCACATTAGCGTCTTGACAGCTGTTATAAACCGTAACGCCCCGCAAGAGCATTGCaaaaattgcagcgcttacctttctgctAGCATGCAAGTATAGGggaaagctagatagaatggttgAGAGGAGGAGGGAGAGGAGGTACAAGAGAGAGGaggtagaagagagagagagagtggataGAACCGACACagtcacgaaacgagtgaatGCCTTTCCCCTCTTCTCTAGCAGTTCTCATAATGGAGGGGGGGATCGAATAGGGAATAGGCACGGtgcggtacgtttctgctatttctgaagaataaacaccatgcaaatttgtaaagcggacaacttacgcagggcgtgcagaagcgaAGCGGCACTAAAGCACACCGTGTGGTCTAGGCCACAATACGGATGCGGTCACGCGTGAAATCAACACtcctgtgcccgccgcggtagctttgcggctacaGCATTGCTAGATGTCTCGGGTTTGATCCCGGCTGCGGTAGCCGCATTTTGACGAGTGTGAAATAAAGAAAGCACTCGTGACTTAGATTTAAGGACACGTTGAAGAATAACAAGTAGTCAAAAATGTTCCGGAGTCTGTCATTGCTGCgtacctcataatccgattgtagtTTTTGGAGCATGCAGCCCCAtattt
This Dermacentor albipictus isolate Rhodes 1998 colony chromosome 1, USDA_Dalb.pri_finalv2, whole genome shotgun sequence DNA region includes the following protein-coding sequences:
- the LOC135902821 gene encoding uncharacterized protein, whose product is MARTERLLRGAIFWLVAVSVSIAASPTDADFASTSRRPLQQQSGRRTAEKATLGSLRPAESSGYSTASGHTAAAPSSPRGYKSHGFYDVYQGYDKGFSDIIYWVPLIIIFGAGIIFLPVLGALFATFAAGTAGAAVSTTVAGRRRRRRDLPSLEAVLDTLGALEKAIEKFRSLEGAS